Genomic window (Argopecten irradians isolate NY chromosome 13, Ai_NY, whole genome shotgun sequence):
gtatttgaGGAAAAGGCAAAAAAGATGATTTCAAGGCCATTACAATAATCATAGAAATGATCATGCCGCACAAGTATATATGGATTTCATGATTTTAGTGACACCTCCAAAGTTGCATCTTTGTTAAGATAGCGAGATGCaaacaacatatttcattttgaacatTAGTTTTCATAAATGTTAGAAGAAAGGAATTTGTAGACCATAATTTGACTTCATGGTCTGAATGTATGTACTTGTTTTACTTATAACCATAGatgtaaatgttatattttttactGCCACAAATGctaatataattcaaaatgatttttagttttaatttatgTTGATTATATGACATTACCATGGTGTAAGATACACCAAAGATACACCATTCTGTTTTTACTATTATCATTATAGCATTTTGAGACCGTAACAACTACAGCACCAACCTCAACAACAGTCTCAGCAACAATACCTAGCACTGTTGGaaatgcttgtttgtttgtttgtttgtttgttttattaacgtcctattaacagctatggtcatgtaaggacggcctcccatgtatgcgctgtgttgcgtgtatgttgtgcgaggtgcgtgtttcgggagactgcggtatattcatgttgtgtcttcttgtatagtggaacttttgccctttttatagtgctatatcactggagcatgccgccaaagacaccaagcaacacaccccacccggtcacattatactgacaacgggcgaaccagtcgtcccactccctgtatgctgagcgctaagcaggagcagaaactaccacttttatagactttggtgtgtctcggccaggggacacaactcagagccttcctcacaggggcgaacgctcaactcaaggccaaaagtgaggcggtgccaagggaggcattaggaaggataaagtcagttaggaacaatagaaaagataagatcctaaatttagttgcctgttacgatcatgcaataagggcagcaggtacaattcttacgccctacctgcagggtctGTTGTAAATGCATCCATAGGAGTTTCAACAAATGTTTCGGAAGCAAATTTTCCATCAACAGCCAACATTGCTGCTGAACTACTGAGACAAATAGAGGCAAAAGGCTATGTGACAATGCCCACAACTCCAAATGCTGGACATATGAATGTAATCACTTCTCCTATGGACAGAGGCTCCAGTCTTGCAGAAAATGCTAGACTTCAACCTGCGGCAGCAACTGGAACTCCACCGATTCCGGCCACAAACATTGACTTTGTGCCTCACGTTACTACCACTAACATCGAATCTGTGCCACACGTTACTGCCACACACATCCAATCTGTGCCACACGTTACTGCCACACATTACTGAACTTATACGAATTTGGGACTTCCACATCCCAGGACCTGTTCCAGATCCTTCAGCAGGCTTGCAACAACCATTAATTAATAACTTTAGTGGTGAGAATGTGCATGTTGCTGTATTTCCCGACCTCTAGACATGCTTTTGGATGCAAAAATTAAAGGCAAAATATTGGCTAACGAGTTTATTGAATTTAGTGCTTTACTTCAAAAATCACCCGCCCATTATCAGTTTAAGATTCAGATTCAGGGCTCTGAATTAGCCATTGTCCCTCAACAAAAGtaattttcaattaaacatttttgtttcaatttatgTTCAGGCCCATCCTCAGGCTATTTCATCTTTGATCTTTTATGAAATACGCCGACATCATCCATACGCTGACATCATCCAAACGCTTAACAGAAGGTCGGGCATTGCTGCAGCTTTATATTATGATTCAAACTACAGACAATGGCATCAGATGTACCCTAATGCATGCTGGGGAAtatgcattctgaattctatttgGAGGTCACAGCCATTGGTCTCCGCAATAGCTTTAAAACACAACAAAGCCAACAGCAGCCCTTTCTTGGCAAACACCCAGCACAATGCCCAAAGGTGTGTGCTGGCCATACAATAAGACAGGGCTTTGTCGTAAAGGCGGGCGATGCAAATTTACCCACGTCTGCTCCACTTGCGTTCTCTACCCACCACTATTTGCCTCCCAGTCTTCCTCAGTTACTTGGAGGGTTtctttgttgtttgtttgagttttacggcccatcgacaaataaggtcatttagggccaaactacaagtcatgcattaatatcaggataaaagatcagggtaagaaaaggcaggtaatgactaaaacacagattgtaaacgtttatttgataaaaaaaggtttgcatggaataaaatagttttggcttaAACACATGTGAAAACTCATGCACacagttgatgaaacgatgaaatgttgagttgatacgatgatatgatatgatgagaaaacgttcatattttgtttaaaataccgatttctttgagataattaaaaatacgattatgtctcacggcatgaaacaaagtgtacatgtcggagacatcgtagtacttaggccatagttgtgtttttttctgttttgcgtccGCGTGCGGGTAGGTGTTGTGCTGTTGTGAGgcaaaaacaaacacaagttATTATTTTAAGATTTCGTTAAAAAGTCGACCGAAAATAAAAATTCCGGAAAAATGCCCATTTCCGGTTTCCAATTTAGTCAGTTGTGGCAAGCATCACACTACTCTTGCTATCGCTAAAGCGCTGCAAGGACTAGGAGAAGACATCTGGCAATCGAGATGTGATGCAGGGTGTTTTCGATCTATGAAGGGATGGGGATggctgaaaagttgtcaaatTCGGTCGTATGTTTTTCGTTCATTCAGAATAATGAAACGATGATATATCCATATGCATTCCAAGTATGCAAACCAAACTTATTCGCAGGTTCATCTTTGGCCAGTGGCCAAGATACAATCTTTAATCTATTTACAAGATTTTAAGGAACAATAGCTGTTTCGGAAAAAAAACTCTGatcaaatgttttcttttctcgAAAAATGACTCGCCTGTTGAGGTAAACTTAGGAATAAATTTTTAGATgggtttggtttgtttggtgCGTACTTTGAGTTCTAACTTCCagattataaaaaatgaaagttttcaaAAATTAATGCCTTTGACATGATGTCGACGAGTGAAATTGTGATACTAGAATATCCCAATCCAAGTGAGTGTACCAGAGGCTAAGGTTATTTAAGGTTATATTATTAGAAATCTGCTGAAATACATTTGATATCAAACATATTGAATCATTTTATtgagtcttttttttttaaaatataatattaaaaatccATGTCAATTCATTTGAGTGAACCAGAGACATCGCTGATtgaacacatgtacatgtatttttgcaTTCTGATTCTTATAAATAGTAtaatagacatatttttttcctttggttgaattaaatttccaaatattaaatatcatgttgtagttttttttaacaaaaactGTATGTCGATTATGCAATTGTGGTAGTACAGTTATGACAGATTGGGTTTATGAAAGTACATGTGTATGAATCGCAATGGTCAGTGCTGACTTGCAGAGAATACCAAAGCAGGAttaagtcaaagtttaaagaATTGTTTGTACTGTTGTGAGGGTGATGCATgtatcaaaacagaaaacaagTTTACAATACAATGCATAAATAggctattattattttttttaataaaggtTATTATATGGAGCAACAGCATTTAATTTTATAACAGACACcatgaaaaacataattttctCAGACTTCAATCTGATAATACCTTTAATACTTTTGATGTTAAAATATGTCTGTTGCATTCAATTTTGTGATCCATACCAATGAATCAATGATAAGGagattatttatgaaatattgtctATTCTACCACTTGCAAGAACAAAACTGGTCAAAGTGTAAGCATCCCAGACAAAGCGTGGGCTCCGTGTTTTTTTGTTCGTGTTTGGTTTTTTTCCTTGCTGGCTGGTTGGTTTTTGAGAATCCAAAggacgcaaaacagaaaaaaaacacaactatggccttatctcgtatgtgcttaaaatcaatacagtgcactaaaatgtTCCACTGtcagaggagaatcacatgcatggcatgtgggaggatcctcccctctcaatagaggGGAGGATATggcccatagctccctggggggtggggccccgcccctctgccccgagggggttgaccaggaccaatgtagttatgatattaaaatgttatctcaggctaataattctaaacaagtttgactcatttcctatgaaaattgagcaaaaatgctcataaatgtgttttccctatataaactatagtaaacttgaccccctccccagggggaaacgtgagaccccagggtcatataattcacaatttttgaaaaggacctcaagacctttccatctatgaagagtttgtgattctaccatttccagaatttcagaagaagatttttgaagttatagcctatttgaccccttttgaccccgcccctaaggcccctgggggtcaatcatggaaaattggttaataggattcaatggccatctcatactgataattctgacaatatttgactcatttcctattacaatgatcaaataatactcaaaaatgtgttttcctatataaactatagtaaacttaacccccttcccaaaggggaaacgtgagaccccagggtcatataattcacaatttttgtaaaggaccttaggacctttctatctatgaagagtatttaattccatcacatccgTGAGTGGagcagaagatttttgaaattttagtaaattttaccccttttggcccctcccatagctccctgggggtggggaccatataattcacaattttgattggcctaatgccttagaaggtttgtgcaaattttcattaaaattgcttcagcagttttggagaagttgaaaatgtaaattgtttacggacatacgacggacaaaaggcgattagaataggtcacttgagacgaAATgttgggacgaaatatcgtttacaatggatgtgacaaggtgtagaaaatgtatcttatatgaagaccacgtggtataaaggtcatctggacgtgacgggatattgtcagatcttTTACATAACGgaatggttataaggatctgtattgtatatactgggacgaaatggcgatTTCAAATGATCTAGCAAGATAatcaaaatgcatttgatctgtacacgtggtataaatgTCATCCGAACGAAGGGTTAGAAACTGGTCTCGAGAAGAAGTACTAACCTATTTCTCGACTTGAAAACACAACCAACAATCAAATGATCTCgggatctgtattttaactGAGCACATCTCTCGTACTCGGACA
Coding sequences:
- the LOC138306563 gene encoding hepatitis A virus cellular receptor 1-like; this translates as MPQVTRDLPTPNTDSTTNILTSTKASDSNGPTTKALDLVISHQVTMDLTTPKMDSTTNILTTTKASDSNGPTTKTLDLVTSQHYPESTFDGHFETVTTTAPTSTTVSATIPSTVGNASNIAAELLRQIEAKGYVTMPTTPNAGHMNVITSPMDRGSSLAENARLQPAAATGTPPIPATNIDFVPHVTTTNIESVPHVTATHIQSVPHVTATHY